The following is a genomic window from Verrucomicrobiota bacterium.
CCAGCTTTTGCAGCTTCGCCACGTCCACGACGCGCCCGACGGCTTTCGCGCCGTTGTTCACGCAGGTCAAGGTGACGGATTCAAATCCCTTTTCGGGGAACAGAGTGAAGCCGTGTCCGGCAGCCCATTGTCGCGTGAGTTCGGCCAGTTGAGCGTGGCGGCGGCAACGCGCTTCCAGCCCTTCGTCGAAGATGTCCTCCAGTTTCGATGCGAGGGCGTAGATGTGGCCGATGCTCGGCGTGCTCGGCGTCATGTGTTGCTCCGCGTTCTTCTGAAATTCAACGAAGTCGAAGTAATAGCCGCGGTCATCGATCGTCGCGGCTTTGGCCAGCGCAGCAGGCGAGCAGGTGAACACCGCCAGGCCCGGCGGCAACGCCAGCGCCTTCTGCGTGCCGGCCAGCAAGACGTCGATGCCGAGCGCGTCGAATTCGATTTGGATGCCGCTGAACGAACTGACCGCATCGACGATGAACATGACATCGGGGAACTTCTTCTTCAGCGCGGCGATGTCCGCCAGCGGGCTCATGACGCCGGTCGAGGTTTCGTTATGGATCAACGTGAGCGCGTCGAACTGGCCGGTCGCGAG
Proteins encoded in this region:
- a CDS encoding alanine--glyoxylate aminotransferase family protein, translating into MGHVKLHIPGPVEVSEKTLRAFRSPMIGHRGQGFKDLYAKIQPQLQALFSTKQLVFLSTSSAWGVMEGAIRNLVSKRVLCCMCGAFSDKWLDVAQRCGKQADALKVDWGSPIRPEQVEAKLATGQFDALTLIHNETSTGVMSPLADIAALKKKFPDVMFIVDAVSSFSGIQIEFDALGIDVLLAGTQKALALPPGLAVFTCSPAALAKAATIDDRGYYFDFVEFQKNAEQHMTPSTPSIGHIYALASKLEDIFDEGLEARCRRHAQLAELTRQWAAGHGFTLFPEKGFESVTLTCVNNGAKAVGRVVDVAKLQKLVKDQGFLIDGGYGKIKGTTFRISNMGDETEASMRQLYAALDAAMKQL